The Microbacter sp. GSS18 genome has a segment encoding these proteins:
- a CDS encoding Zn-dependent hydrolase has product MTATLLRVDRDVVAGAARRVMARCDELARVSAMSGGIERVYLSPEHARVNRLAAEWMRELGMTTRQDAAGNQLGRLRVNPAPSGRSPGEPAVRDEARALLMGSHLDTVPDAGRYDGIVGVLMALEVVRMLRVPTADGSGFRSPLPFALEVIAFSDEEGTRFGKALLGSSAVAGEWDADWWALSDKDGTSLREAFLEFGLDPGRVGEAARRPDELVGYLEAHIEQGPELDERGESLAVVSSIASARRFQLVVEGEARHAGGTPYDRRRDALLGASEAALAVERICRSEHHIIGTVGQLEAYPGAVNIVPGEAHLSLDLRGEFDGERDRVWQRIEHDLDEIMGRRGLRWRAHEIHSAPAVFCAPLLQDAVSLGIRSTTPETADDPAVIFSRAGHDGMAIGAVTDVGMLFLRNPDGISHHPDEAVSAGDVARGIQALAESVLQLAADRG; this is encoded by the coding sequence GTGACCGCGACACTGCTCCGCGTGGACCGGGACGTCGTCGCGGGCGCGGCGCGGCGCGTGATGGCGCGGTGCGACGAGCTCGCGCGGGTCTCGGCCATGTCGGGCGGCATCGAACGCGTCTACCTGTCACCCGAGCACGCGCGCGTGAACCGCCTCGCCGCCGAGTGGATGCGCGAGCTGGGCATGACGACGCGGCAGGACGCCGCGGGCAACCAGCTGGGGCGTCTGCGTGTGAATCCGGCGCCGTCCGGACGGTCGCCGGGTGAACCCGCCGTGCGGGACGAAGCGCGGGCACTGCTGATGGGATCGCACCTCGACACCGTCCCCGACGCCGGACGCTACGACGGCATCGTCGGCGTGCTGATGGCGCTCGAAGTGGTGCGGATGCTGCGCGTGCCCACCGCCGACGGCTCCGGGTTCCGGTCGCCGCTGCCGTTCGCGCTCGAGGTCATCGCATTCTCCGACGAGGAGGGCACGAGGTTCGGCAAGGCGCTGCTGGGGTCCTCGGCCGTCGCCGGCGAGTGGGACGCGGACTGGTGGGCGCTCTCCGACAAGGACGGCACGTCGCTGCGCGAGGCGTTCCTGGAGTTCGGCCTGGATCCGGGACGCGTCGGCGAGGCGGCACGGCGACCCGACGAGCTGGTCGGATACCTCGAGGCGCATATCGAGCAGGGGCCCGAGCTCGACGAGCGCGGGGAATCGCTCGCGGTGGTGTCGTCGATCGCGAGCGCGCGGCGTTTCCAGCTCGTCGTCGAGGGTGAGGCGCGTCACGCGGGCGGCACGCCCTACGATCGGCGGCGCGATGCTCTGCTCGGTGCGAGCGAGGCCGCGCTCGCCGTGGAGCGAATATGCCGTTCCGAGCATCACATCATCGGCACCGTCGGCCAGCTCGAGGCGTATCCCGGCGCGGTGAACATCGTTCCCGGCGAGGCGCACCTGAGTCTCGACCTGCGCGGCGAGTTCGACGGGGAGCGCGACCGCGTGTGGCAGCGCATCGAGCACGATCTCGACGAGATCATGGGCCGCCGCGGACTGCGCTGGCGCGCGCACGAGATCCACAGCGCCCCGGCGGTGTTCTGCGCGCCGCTGCTGCAGGACGCCGTCAGCCTCGGCATCCGCTCGACGACGCCGGAGACCGCCGACGACCCCGCGGTCATCTTCAGCCGCGCCGGCCACGACGGCATGGCGATCGGGGCCGTGACGGATGTCGGCATGCTGTTCCTCCGCAACCCCGACGGCATCAGCCACCACCCCGACGAGGCGGTCTCGGCCGGGGACGTCGCCCGCGGCATCCAGGCCCTCGCCGAGTCGGTGCTGCAGCTGGCGGCGGACCGGGGCTGA
- a CDS encoding nitroreductase/quinone reductase family protein: MAEGGSAGTFSRLYWMKRLIYRGDRPGPVARALNGFWARQYRKGGALARDRDVTLEVRGRSSGRPLQFPVVLADHEGHWYLVSMLGEQANWVRNVRAGDGRAIIRHDGEHDVTLAEVAVAERAPILRRYLDVAPGARPHLAAERGAPPAAFERIAAEHPVFRIDGLPQPA, from the coding sequence ATGGCCGAGGGGGGAAGCGCGGGGACGTTCTCGCGCCTGTACTGGATGAAGCGCCTCATCTACCGCGGCGACAGGCCGGGGCCGGTCGCGCGGGCGCTCAACGGCTTCTGGGCGCGGCAGTACCGGAAGGGCGGTGCTCTGGCGCGGGATCGGGACGTCACGCTCGAGGTGCGCGGCCGCTCGAGCGGCCGCCCGCTGCAGTTCCCCGTTGTGCTCGCCGACCACGAGGGTCACTGGTACCTCGTCTCGATGCTGGGGGAGCAGGCGAACTGGGTGCGCAACGTCCGCGCCGGTGACGGCCGTGCGATCATCCGGCACGACGGTGAGCACGACGTGACCCTCGCCGAGGTCGCCGTGGCGGAGCGTGCGCCGATCCTGCGGCGCTATCTCGATGTCGCCCCGGGGGCTCGTCCGCACCTGGCGGCCGAGCGCGGCGCACCGCCGGCCGCATTCGAGCGGATCGCGGCCGAGCACCCGGTGTTCCGGATCGACGGCCTTCCGCAGCCGGCCTGA